The genomic window ATGACTTATGAACTTCTTCAACTATGCCAATCATCTTATCAAACAGGGCTGATTATTGATTGTCCAGAAACTTTGAAACTTTCAAATTTTCCGCATAACTATTCATAAAATTAGTCAAGATATATAGTTACGACCACCTTCAAACATCGATTTTAGCTGCTCAACTGTTGCAATAATTGCCTCTATATCTCCATCTGAAGCCAACTCCTTAATCTCTTTGAGACGTCCCCCAGGATGCTGATTTCGATGTAGACGTGTTCAGACAGATTTTCGTCTAGAAGCAGTTTCACAGGGATACCACAAACAACTTATTCTCACGATCAGCAGCAAAAGCTAAACATGCTTTGATGTCTTCGGAAGTTAATTCAGAAAAATCCTCTAGGATTTCTGCTTCAGTCATTCCACCAGCAAG from Nostoc sp. UHCC 0926 includes these protein-coding regions:
- a CDS encoding DUF433 domain-containing protein, whose protein sequence is MNYHDIITIEPGKRSGKPCIRGMRITVYDILEYLAGGMTEAEILEDFSELTSEDIKACLAFAADRENKLFVVSL